The Acidobacteriota bacterium DNA segment TTTCTGGATGGAAAAATTCGGTGATCCAGGCTTTACCCGGCACGCAACCATGGCCCGCATGTGGTCGCTGGTGGCCTATCGGCTGGCGGATTCACCGGCAATTCAACTCAATCTGAGTGAATATGCCCACGAGCTGCTTCGGTTGTGTTTTGATCTTGAGAAGAGCTTGAAAGAAACTCCGGGAAAACCAGAGTTTACCCAGCTCAACCTGGCTGCGACTCAACTTGTTTTGAAAGCTGAAGCTTTTGAGCGAAGCGGAGATACGCCGACCACGCTGGCTGTCCGCAATCGAGTCCGTCGGCAGTTTGAACGCGCCCTCACGGATGAAAAGGGGCTTCCTGGACGACCCTGGTTCCGACATCTGGTGTACTCGCCGGGTGTTTATTCCGGATATGGCGCCGAAGTTTTTTCTGGTATTCGACACGCTCTCAACCAAAAACGACCCGAAGAAGCCCGTCAGGCAGTTGATCAACTGGCGGCGGCACTCAATCGGGCGATTGAGGTGCTCAAGTGACGCCACTTGAAGCCAAACTCCATCAGCGAATCAAAACTGAAGGTGAGATACCCTTTCGCGACTTTATGGAGGTGGCACTGTATGACGAGGAGTTTGGCTACTACACGACAAAACCTGATCGAATTGGCCGCAAGGGAGACTATTTCACCAGCAGCAGTGTGTCACGTTTTTTTGGAGAATTGATTGCCAAACAAATATGGCTGAGCTGGCAGGAATTGGGTGCCCCGCACCCATTTTCCATTCTTGAGTTTGGGGCTGGAACGGGCCGACTGGCCAGTGATGTCTTAACCACACTGGAAACGAGTTACCCTGAGTTTTTCCAACTTCTGACGTATGTGATTTGTGATCGAAGTCCAGTGCTTCGTCAGGCTCAGCACGAGATGCTGGCTTCCTTCAGCGGAAAAGTGCGATGGATTGATCAGATTGAGCCTGTACCAGCCGCCTTTGTTTTAGCAAATGAGTTTGTTGACGCCTTATCCTTTCATCGGTTTCGGCTGCGACGGGGGCAAATTGAAGAATGCTGGGTTGGTGCGCGTGACAAAAACCTGGTCCCGGTTTGGAAAGAACCCGCGTCCCCAGAAAAGGTTCAGGGCTATCTTCAACAGACTGGAATGCCTCTGTATGAAGGGCACAAGTGGGAAATCTGTTTTGAAGCCGGTGACTGGCTGACCACGGTGGCCAGTTCTCTTCGCTACGGGGCAATTCTGACCATTGATTACGGGGACCTGAGCGACCATTTACCTGAAGAAAGATACGGTACGGCACGATGTTTTTTTCAGCACCGGGTCAATACCGATTTTTTCAGTCGGATTGGCGACCAGGACATCACGGCTGATGTCAATTTCTCAGCGTTGATAACTGCGGGACAGAGGATTGGACTGCAAACCAGACGGTTTGACCGGCAGGGCGATTTTTTAATTTCGTTGGGATTACTCGAAAAGCTCGAAACACTCTGTCTTGACGCCAATAACACCCTGGATTCGCTGCAGGAACGACTGGCGCTCAAGCATTTTTTGATTCCGGGTGGGCTTGGCGACCATTTCAAAGTGTTACTGCAAGTCAAAAGAGCTACAACTGATTAGAGGCCCAGAATGCTCCCTGGTGGTGGACCAGGTGGTGAGTTTCCTGCAAATCCAGGTGAAAGATGCTGCCCCCATTGGGGTGACGGTGGGGCAGAGGGAGGTTGAACCGGCAGAGGCATCTGGCTCAAAAGTAACTCGACGTCATAGCCTTCCTGACGAACCCGGCTATCAAAATAGAGCAGGCAATAAGCAGTAGCAGAAATGGGGATCGTCAACAATTTGGAAAGTTGATCCACGGTGCTATAGGCAATTGCCAGCCATCCCGGCAAATTGGTTGGGTCGTCGAGTGCGCCGCTGAAGTATCCATATAAACTGAGCGGGATTCCCAGGGCTGAAAAAATCGCAATCGCAATCGCAAAATCAAACAAATAGATCTGGGCAAGTCGCCAGGTATTGCCTTTCCCAAGTTGAAAGCTGCGGGTGATTGAAGATGTGGCATTCTGGCCTTCAATCATAATTGAGCAGGGAATAAAGATCAGTCGGGTGTAAATGGCACAGTACGCCAGCGCAAAACCGACGGCGGCTGCCAGCAAAAGCGGGATCAACAGGATGGCCATCATCGGACCGGTCATTCTGGAAACCGCAACCATGACGCCAATGACGATCAGCAGAAAATAAAAGGCAAATCCAAGCACGCTAAACAAACCAGCCGCAATTAACATTCCGAGGAGTTGTCCTCCGAGGAGTGTCCCAAATCGTCCCCGAATCATAGCCAGCGTGGTTCGAAAGCTGATTGGAATATCGAGCATGACGTAATCAGCGACGGTGCGTGAAAGCCCGCCTACTGCCAGCAGATTCAAGATCGGCCCCACCACGAGCGCCAAAAAATAGCCAAACCCAAATAAAAGTATTGCCAGAAATGCCTGACTTCCCCCGGCGGATAGTTTAGCGGTCGCCAATGTGACCAGCAGGCTTCCAGTGTAGGTAACCAATCCAGGAATGGCTACCACAGCCAGCAAGGCGCTGAAATTCTGCCGGTAAATCTGAATGGAGCGATCAATCAAATCACCGGTTGAGAGCGGTTCCAAAATCGCTTGTTGACCCATGAGTTGTAGGTGTTGCAGGAAAGATGTGGAAATGCAAAAAATTCCGATCCAGTCGGAACCTGACGATATTGAATGAGGTAGTCGTTGAAGCGGTCAGGTCCGTATCAGAAACCCTGGAGCCATGCGGAACCAGAACTGGGAACGCGCAGCGGATGTGCGGTTCGACGGCGTCTAGCTCAATGGTTCGGGGCGTTTGACCATGACCACCTGATTGCCGCGCGTATTGTAGCGGACTTCATCCATCAAGTGATAGATCAACATCACGCCACGACCACATGGCCGCATAATATAGTCTGGATCAGTTGGGTCAGGGAGTGTGGTCAGGTCAAATCCATCGCCTTCGTCGGTAATGGTGAAGGTGGCTTCAGAAGGGGTTAATTCCACCACAATCGTGACCAGTTTGGAGGGGTCACTTTTATTACCGTGTTTGATACCGTTGGCAATGGCTTCGTCAAGGGCGACGAACAGGTTTGAACTGGGATCAACGAGACCATAGGCCACAGTTCGTTCCACGAGATAGTTCAACACCCCATGCATGTGGTCAATCACGCTTGGGATGATGAACTCAATTCGTTCGTGGGCAAATGGTCCAATGAAAGTCTGCGAGGGGTCGTACGGTTGCGAGGTTTGTGCCATGGCCTCACCGGTTGCGAATATCCTTTTCAATCCGTCCATCGCGAATCGAGAGCATGCGATGCGCGTGAGCGGCAATGTCAGGTTCGTGGGTTACCAGAATAATGGTGTTGCCTCGCTGATGCAGCGTATCAAGCAACCCCATGATTTCCTGGCTGGTTTGAGAATCCAGGTTTCCGGTTGGTTCATCAGCCAGAATGATGGATGGGTTATTGACCAGAGCGCGTGCAATCGCAACCCGTTGCCGCTGACCACCTGAAAGTTCATTTGGTTTGTGGTGCATGCGGTGGCCAAGATCAACCTGTTCAAGCGCTTCTTTCGCCCGGGCAGTTCGGGCTGCTGATGGGGTGCCGTTATAAATCAACGGCAGTTCAACGTTATGGAGGGCTGTGGCTCGGGGCAGCAGGTTAAATGTCTGAAACACAAACCCGATTTCCTTGTTGCGGATGTGAGCCAGTTCGTCATCATCCATTTGGGAAACGAGCTTTCCGTTCAGCCAGTATTCACCTTTTGAAGGGGTATCAAGACAGCCAATCAGGTTCATCAAGGTTGATTTTCCTGACCCGGATGGACCAACAATGGCAATGTACTCATTGCGTTTGATTTCAAAACTGACGCCGTGTAAGGCGTGAATCGTTTCGTCACCCATCCGATAGGTCTTCCACAAGTCAACCGTTTGGATGATTGTATCTGGAGCTGGTGTTATTGGCGTATGGTTGTTGTGCTGGGTATCAGTGGCTTCCATCATCATTGTTGTTGACATAGTTTTTCTGGATCAGGAGTCAGGCGGAAGTGATGGTAAAGAGGGAAGACAAACTTGTCTACCCTCTCAGCTTATTTCTTCTCGGTATTTTCCGGTTTGGTTTCTTCCTTGACGATCTGTGTCCCATCTTTCAAGGTTCGAAGCTGGCGGTTTGGCCCAATAACAATGCGCTGACCTTCTTTTAAGCCTTCCGTGATTTCAATGTCGGTCTCACCCGTAATTCCGGTTTTGACGGCCACGAACTTGGCTTTTCCATTGTCATCAATGTAGACCCCAGGGATTTCTTCACGTTTGACTTTGACGGGGCCGGCTGGTTTGTCAGCTTCCGGGGCTGGTGTCGTTCCTTTGCCATCATCATTTTTGTCGCGGCTGACAAGTGCCTGCAAAGGAATGGCAACCACATTTTGGCGCGTTGTGGTGGTAATGACCGCTGTGGCTGACATCCCAGGCCGGAGGCGATCACGCACTTCAGGTGATGGATTCAATTTGATTTTGACTTTGAAATCTTTGGCTTCCTGTGACGTGACGTTGGAAGCAATAGTCTGACCCGTTCGGGTAATGGCGCTTTGGCCAACTTCGACCACAAATCCGTCAATCTCAATGTTATTCAGCGCATCAACTTTGACTTTGGCTGACTGTTGTGGTTGGGCTTTCACATTGGCGATGTCCGTTTCATCAACTTTGACTTCGACAAAGATTTCTGACATATCGGCAATGGTCATCAGCGGGGTGCTGCTCAGGTTGGCCAGCGCAAATTCACCAACCCGGACCGGAAGGCTGGCCACCACTCCATCAATCGGGGCCAGTTTGATGGTTTTGTTCAAAATATCATTCGCACTATCGAGGTTGGCTTTGGATGACTTTTCACGTTGCTCGCTTCCAGCCAGGGCGGCTTTCATGCGATCAACACTGATTTCAGCATCTTTGACCTGAGTTTGGAGCCGTTTGACCTGTTCTTCTTGAGCTTCAACCCCAGCTTTGGCAGTTTCCAAATTGGCGCTCGCCCGGTCAATTTCGATCTTGGAAACAATGCCTGACTCAATCAGTTTTGAAAGGTTGTTGAGTTCCTTCTGGTTGAGATCCTGGGTTGCTCGTGCCCGACGCAGGTCAGCCTGGGCGCCGGCCAGCAGATTTTTGGTTTGATTGACGTTGTTCTCAGCGCTGAAGAGTTGTTGTTGAACCTGGAGTTTTTCTTGAATCGCGGCCTGGAAGTTGGCTTCAGCACTGGCTTTGGCCGTGGCCTGCTGGGTGGGGTCAACTTCAATCAACGGCTGATCTTTTTTGACCAGTTGACCTTCGGTCACCTTAATTGAAGTAACCCGGCCTGAAACTTCCGCCGTCAGGTTATACAGCTCTTTGGGGCGAATTTCGCCAGAGGCAGAAACCTTTGATTCAAGTATTTCAAATCGTTTGACGGTATCAAATTGAACGGGAACTGCGTTTCGGTTCCGACTGAGAACACTGGCGGCGGTGATTCCGCCAAGGAGAACCACAATCCCCCCGATGACAAGAATTTTCTTGGAACGACTTAATGCCATTGTGACTGCCTCTCGATTATTGAATTTTTTGGATGATGTGAAGACTGTTTGGAGTGTGAGTCGTGAGCCTTCTACGTCGACCTTTCCAGACAAGTTTCGTGCAATGTTTTACATTTTCTTGAAATTTTCCCTTGGGCTATGACCCTGGGTCTTTCTTCCCAAGACCAGTTGAATGAACCTTTTACTCCATAGCACTGTGAACGTGAGATCGGGAAGCTATCCGAGGTTTACAGCCAGGGAGATAAAGAGAGATGATGGTGGTACTCCCAGTCTTCACCAATCCCAAAGTGGTCGGAAAAGAGAACTCTCTATCATAGCCGAAGCCCTGGAAGCTGAAGCAACACCGTTTTACTAAATTAACCCCAGTTTATTTTTCCAAAACTTTGAATAAGGAGTTGTAGATATGCGTCGAAAACAAGTTCAATGCAGTATTGTGGTTGCTCTTTGGATGCTGGTGACAACCATCAGTGTGCATTCTGAAGCTGGAAAACTTCCTCCGTTCACCAATGCTACCGCGGATTCTGTCCCGCCAATCACATCAAAAGATGAGTTGTTAAACTGGCTCAAGTCAGAGAAATACAAAGCTGAATTTGTTGCCGAGCCTGAAGTCCACCCGTCATCAGGACCACACGGTGGAAACGTCCGAACTTACTTTAATTCGATTCTAACTGAGGATTTACGTGCTGGGAAAACCAAATTCAGGAAAAATGCGGCCATGGTGAAGGAACTTTATTTCAGCGGAACCGAGACGGTGGTTGGCTATGCTGTGATGGTCAAAGTGAAGAAAAAGAGCAAACAGAATGGAAAAGAATGGCTCTATTATGAAACTTTTGATGGTACGAATGGCTCAGTTTTTTATGGGCGCGGGGTTCGACTCTGTGTGGACTGTCACCGCGCGGGAACTGACTATCTGCTCTCCCCATTTCGGCCTTGACAAGGGAACTGGCTATCCTTCTCAATAAAGTCGTCATCATCCCTGGTAGAGCATAGTCTGCACCCGGCGCGGGTATTTTGATTTTTCAATAGGACAAAGCAATGAAGCACAAAACTGTTTTTACAAAAGTGCGCAAATTGATTGATCAGCGTGAGGTGGTCGAGGAAAACCTGGACCTGGCTGAAGACGCACTTGTTGAGTTGGTGGAAAAAGATCCCAACTGTGACTGGGCCCTCGGGCTTTTATCGGAAATCTATTACTGGCGAGGTGAGGTCGCACCAGCCAGCGAAAAACTGGAGTTGTATCAGCAAGGGGTTGAATACGGCGAGCAAGGGGTTGAACTGAATGAAAATTCACTTGAAGCCAATTTCTGGCTCGGAGTGAATTACGGACTGTATGGGGCTGAAAAAGGTGTTTTAAAAAGCCTGGAGTTAATTAAACCGATTCAAGCCTGTATGGAACGGGCACTTGAAGTGGATGAGCGCTATTTTTATGGTGGGCCCTGGCGGGTTCTTGGCCGGTTATACAACAAGGTCCCAAGCTGGCCAATCTCAATTGGTGACAACCGCAAATCCATTGAATGCCTTGAAACGGCTCTCGAATTTGGGCCGAAATTTTATTTGAACCATCTCTATATTGCCGAAACCTATATCTCGATGCGCGAGAAGAAAAAAGCCCGCGAACATCTTGAGTGGATTATCAATGCCCCGCCTTCCAAAAACCATGAGCGCGAAGACGCTGGCTATAAACGTGAAGCAAAAGCACTGTTGAAGAAACTGTAAGCCTGACCATTGAGATGACCAGATCAAAGAATAAAGCCTCCGAGTGGTTCGGAGGCTTTTTCTGTTGGAAGAAACGTTGTGGTTGAGGTTTAGCAATCAACTTGTCTTTGAGCCGCGATACTGAATCATCCACAGCACCAAAATCAGAATACCAAGTGCCATAATACCCCAGACAATCGCCCAGAAAACGGCAGGTATTCCAGTCATTTGCTGCATGTTGACCGCATCAGAATGTTGCAATGTGGTGGTTGATAACAGGAAGAGAACTTTGAGATCAACCAGCGCATTGAGGCAGCACTGAACTGCCAGGAAGTTAACCAAAAAATGAGCCATAGCCGGGCGGCAAACATTTCCTAACACCAAAAAGGCGGTTCCTAAAAACAAACCGACTGCCCAACTAAAAAGCGTTCCGGTCACGGTCCAAAAGGCAATCAGCATCAAAATCAGTGCCAGGCTGGCACCACCCAGCCCAAACCGGGCAATTTTTCCAAATCCTGGGCGAGAGGCGGCAATCCACAGGGTAACTGCTAACGCCAGAACCAAAAAAACCAGCCACGATGCGCTTCCGTTCACGAAAAAGAACGTCACTCCAAATACAAGCGCGCCACAAGCATATAAAATGTTGCGAGCGTGGGACTCACGTTGAGCCAGAAGCAGGAGTCCAGCCCCAAAAAGCATTGAGCCCAGGTAGCCGGCACTGGTGATGAGTGGGCGGAATCCGCCTTGGGACCAGGTCAGGCCACTTTCATCTGGCGAAACGGTCAGCCCTTTCACATCCCCAAAGGTCAGCACGGTTGCCAGGGCATGACCTGATTCATGAATGAGCGTCACAAAGAGTCGAATTGGATAGACCAGGATGTCTGCATAGGGAATCAGACTCAAGGCCACTGTCAACAGTGTTGCAATAATCAACCACCGAAATTGGGCATTTTTCGATTCGGTTGAAAGCGACGAGGGTGTCGCTCCAAAGTCAGTTGATGAAAACGATTGCACAGTGGCCTCCTTTGGGGTGATTTGGGGCTGAAAACAACGGGCTGAAGGTTTTCGGGCTGAGGACTGAAGATTCGCAAGCTCAGGGCAGAAGTCATTGAGTATGGAAGTGAACAACAAGTCCTGAGCCCGAAAACGATTCGCCTGATGACCTAAAAACTAATCCGTCAGCAAGAGTTTGGCGATGGTCTGGAGTTGCATAAAGGAAGTTCCTTCATAAATCTTTCCGATCTTTGAATCACGGAAATATTTTTCGACCGGATATTCCTTGGTGTAGCCATAACCGCCAAAAATTTCAATAACCTGCGAGGTCACGCGTTCTGCCACCTGGGATGTGAAATACTTGCACATCGCGGCTTCTTTCAAAAACGGCTGGCCGGCATCGCGCAACCGGGCGGCGTTATAGACCAGCAATCGAGCGGCTTCGACATCGGTCGCAAGTTCGGCAATCTGGAACTGAATGGCTTGGAAATCGGCAATACGCTTCCCAAACTGTTTCCGTTCTTTGGCATATTTCATGCCGTGTTCGAGTGACCCGGCAGCCACACCCACCATTTGGGCGCCAATGCCGATTCGGCCTTCATTGAGTGTTTCAATCGCGACTTTGTAGCCCTTGCCAACTTCACCCAACACATTTTCTTTTGGAACACGGCAGTCTTCCAAAATCAGTTCACAGGTTGACGAAGCCCGGATGCCAAGTTTGTCTTCCTTTTTGCCAACCGAAAAGCCAGGGAAATCACGCTCAACAATAAACGCTGTGATACCTTTGTAGCCCAATTCCGGGTTGATATTGGCAAACACAATATAAAATCCAGCTTCAGCCGCATTGGTAATCCACAGTTTTTGGCCCGTCAGGCTATAGTGGTCACCTTTGTCCACGGCCCGGCAGGCGAGGGCAAACGCATCGCTACCAGAACCGGCTTCTGACAACGCATAGGAGGCAACGGTATCGCCACACAGGCGGGGAAAATATTTTTTCTTCTGCTCAGGTGAACCCCATCGGAGTACCGCATTGTTGACCAGCGTGTTTTGGACATCCACCAGCACGCCGGTTGAAC contains these protein-coding regions:
- a CDS encoding ATP-binding protein, with translation MAQTSQPYDPSQTFIGPFAHERIEFIIPSVIDHMHGVLNYLVERTVAYGLVDPSSNLFVALDEAIANGIKHGNKSDPSKLVTIVVELTPSEATFTITDEGDGFDLTTLPDPTDPDYIMRPCGRGVMLIYHLMDEVRYNTRGNQVVMVKRPEPLS
- a CDS encoding ABC transporter ATP-binding protein — encoded protein: MIQTVDLWKTYRMGDETIHALHGVSFEIKRNEYIAIVGPSGSGKSTLMNLIGCLDTPSKGEYWLNGKLVSQMDDDELAHIRNKEIGFVFQTFNLLPRATALHNVELPLIYNGTPSAARTARAKEALEQVDLGHRMHHKPNELSGGQRQRVAIARALVNNPSIILADEPTGNLDSQTSQEIMGLLDTLHQRGNTIILVTHEPDIAAHAHRMLSIRDGRIEKDIRNR
- a CDS encoding SAM-dependent methyltransferase; amino-acid sequence: MTPLEAKLHQRIKTEGEIPFRDFMEVALYDEEFGYYTTKPDRIGRKGDYFTSSSVSRFFGELIAKQIWLSWQELGAPHPFSILEFGAGTGRLASDVLTTLETSYPEFFQLLTYVICDRSPVLRQAQHEMLASFSGKVRWIDQIEPVPAAFVLANEFVDALSFHRFRLRRGQIEECWVGARDKNLVPVWKEPASPEKVQGYLQQTGMPLYEGHKWEICFEAGDWLTTVASSLRYGAILTIDYGDLSDHLPEERYGTARCFFQHRVNTDFFSRIGDQDITADVNFSALITAGQRIGLQTRRFDRQGDFLISLGLLEKLETLCLDANNTLDSLQERLALKHFLIPGGLGDHFKVLLQVKRATTD
- a CDS encoding HlyD family secretion protein, giving the protein MALSRSKKILVIGGIVVLLGGITAASVLSRNRNAVPVQFDTVKRFEILESKVSASGEIRPKELYNLTAEVSGRVTSIKVTEGQLVKKDQPLIEVDPTQQATAKASAEANFQAAIQEKLQVQQQLFSAENNVNQTKNLLAGAQADLRRARATQDLNQKELNNLSKLIESGIVSKIEIDRASANLETAKAGVEAQEEQVKRLQTQVKDAEISVDRMKAALAGSEQREKSSKANLDSANDILNKTIKLAPIDGVVASLPVRVGEFALANLSSTPLMTIADMSEIFVEVKVDETDIANVKAQPQQSAKVKVDALNNIEIDGFVVEVGQSAITRTGQTIASNVTSQEAKDFKVKIKLNPSPEVRDRLRPGMSATAVITTTTRQNVVAIPLQALVSRDKNDDGKGTTPAPEADKPAGPVKVKREEIPGVYIDDNGKAKFVAVKTGITGETDIEITEGLKEGQRIVIGPNRQLRTLKDGTQIVKEETKPENTEKK
- a CDS encoding M50 family metallopeptidase; the protein is MQSFSSTDFGATPSSLSTESKNAQFRWLIIATLLTVALSLIPYADILVYPIRLFVTLIHESGHALATVLTFGDVKGLTVSPDESGLTWSQGGFRPLITSAGYLGSMLFGAGLLLLAQRESHARNILYACGALVFGVTFFFVNGSASWLVFLVLALAVTLWIAASRPGFGKIARFGLGGASLALILMLIAFWTVTGTLFSWAVGLFLGTAFLVLGNVCRPAMAHFLVNFLAVQCCLNALVDLKVLFLLSTTTLQHSDAVNMQQMTGIPAVFWAIVWGIMALGILILVLWMIQYRGSKTS
- a CDS encoding acyl-CoA dehydrogenase, giving the protein MSQPAKELAAAVPALTMLTDEEQLFRSSIADFAKEKVWPKVAEMDRAAVYDRSLIKEYFDLGIMGIEVPTEYGGAGGTFFMSVLAVEEMSRVDGSTGVLVDVQNTLVNNAVLRWGSPEQKKKYFPRLCGDTVASYALSEAGSGSDAFALACRAVDKGDHYSLTGQKLWITNAAEAGFYIVFANINPELGYKGITAFIVERDFPGFSVGKKEDKLGIRASSTCELILEDCRVPKENVLGEVGKGYKVAIETLNEGRIGIGAQMVGVAAGSLEHGMKYAKERKQFGKRIADFQAIQFQIAELATDVEAARLLVYNAARLRDAGQPFLKEAAMCKYFTSQVAERVTSQVIEIFGGYGYTKEYPVEKYFRDSKIGKIYEGTSFMQLQTIAKLLLTD